In Saccharomyces eubayanus strain FM1318 chromosome XV, whole genome shotgun sequence, a single window of DNA contains:
- the PTH4 gene encoding Pth4p produces the protein MTTYVRNYRLVRCSSTFALIRTGHCREPLCITGAVRLIVNGKNWRELDVSRAKDWVKTLSVTGLPLKQFVLRYDRASGPGGQNVNKVNSKCTLTLHGLSNCSWIPQEVKSILCSGRFRYYTKNSDSVVIQSDETRSKQINKLKCFEKLIQEIKQTCQFPNDIPIETAEKWAKIKKKSNAERILNKKVHSDKKKSRGKITLNY, from the coding sequence ATGACAACATACGTGAGAAACTATAGACTTGTTAGGTGCTCCTCTACGTTTGCGCTCATACGCACGGGGCACTGTAGGGAGCCACTATGCATTACAGGCGCAGTACGATTGATTGTAAATGGGAAGAACTGGAGGGAGCTCGATGTTTCTCGTGCAAAAGACTGGGTAAAAACACTTAGTGTAACGGGTTTACCCTTGAAACAATTTGTCTTGCGCTACGATCGAGCCAGTGGTCCAGGAGGACAGAACGTTAATAAAGTTAATAGCAAATGCACGTTAACACTTCATGGCTTGTCAAATTGTTCTTGGATTCCTCAGGAAGTTAAAAGTATATTATGTAGCGGCAGGTTTCGGTACTATACCAAAAACAGTGACTCTGTAGTAATTCAATCTGATGAAACCAGATCCAAGCAAATTAACAAACTGAAATGCTTCGAGAAGCTAATTCAGGAAATCAAACAAACCTGTCAGTTCCCTAATGACATTCCTATCGAGACTGCAGAAAAATGGgcaaaaatcaagaagaaatcgaaTGCAGAACGGATACTTAATAAAAAGGTGCATAGcgataaaaagaagagtaGAGGTAAAATTACACTCAATTACTAA
- the SKM1 gene encoding putative serine/threonine protein kinase SKM1, with protein sequence MKGIKREGWISYKADGMFSFLWQKRYLVLNDSYLSFYKSNRFSEDPVLSVALTSITNVSRIQLKQNCFEILRLTDQKENVSPMNSYFYESNSKRPIFISTRTEQDLHGWLDAIFAKCPLLSGVSSPTNFTHKVHVGYDPKVGNFVGVPDSWAKLLQTSEITYDDWNRNSKAVIKALQFYEDYNGLDSIQTDQSNPSLNLKPLKSPTKYIINKRTNSIKRSLSKTLRKSKTDSILPVYQSELKPFPRSAVNNNSIINLKDAKTHENDMHASREKVTDLRTTQLKRKEQQAIQHHLQKHDSNAILKPRRVAPAAPVAKLHNGKAITPKENLLELKDADDSEEIIMKMKTVAIDVNPRPYFQMIEKAGQGASGAVYLSKRIKLPQRNDSRFLNSHCDRIIEERVAIKQIHLSEQPKKQLIMNELLVMNDSHHENIVNFLEAYIIDDKELWVIMEYMEGGCLTDILDATADINASNKSSPLNESQMAYIIKETCQGLKFLHDNKIIHRDIKSDNILLNSQGLVKITDFGFCVELTEKRSKRATMVGTPYWMAPEIVNQKGYGEKVDVWSLGIMLIEMIDGEPPYLNEDPLKALYLIANNGSPVLRRAELVSKKTRQFLDACLQVNVELRASVRELLMFDFLLLACGPKEFKQTLKWY encoded by the coding sequence ATGAAGGGCATAAAAAGGGAAGGATGGATATCTTATAAAGCGGATGGAATGTTTTCCTTCTTATGGCAAAAGAGGTATCTGGTGCTAAACGATTCGTATTTATCATTTTACAAGAGTAATAGGTTTAGTGAGGACCCCGTCTTATCTGTGGCATTGACTAGTATAACAAACGTCAGTAGGATACAGTTGAAACAGAACTGTTTTGAGATTCTTCGACTAACAGATCAAAAGGAGAATGTGTCGCCTATGAATTCGTATTTTTACGAATCGAATTCCAAGAGACCGATATTCATCTCCACAAGAACCGAACAAGATTTGCATGGTTGGCTTGATGCAATTTTTGCCAAATGTCCATTATTAAGCGGCGTTTCATCACCAACAAATTTCACTCATAAAGTACACGTAGGTTATGATCCGAAAGTGGGAAATTTTGTTGGAGTGCCTGATAGTTGGGCTAAACTGCTGCAAACCTCAGAAATCACCTACGATGATTGGAACAGAAATTCGAAAGCAGTTATTAAAGCATTGCAATTTTACGAAGATTACAATGGGCTAGATAGCATTCAAACCGACCAATCCAATCCAAGTTTAAATTTGAAGCCTTTAAAGAGCCCGACAAAGTATATCATAAACAAGAGGACTAACTCTATCAAGAGATCGCTAAGCAAGACACTCAGGAAAAGCAAGACGGATTCCATTTTACCAGTATATCAATCAGAACTCAAACCTTTCCCCAGATCGGCGGtaaataacaatagcatCATCAACTTAAAAGATGCAAAAACCCATGAAAATGATATGCATGCTAGTAGAGAAAAGGTGACAGATCTCCGAACGACGCagttgaaaagaaaggagCAGCAAGCTATTCAACACCATTTACAAAAACATGATAGCAATGCGATATTAAAACCTCGCCGTGTAGCACCAGCGGCGCCCGTTGCAAAATTGCATAATGGCAAAGCTATAACAcccaaagaaaatcttcttGAGTTAAAGGACGCGGATGACTCTGAggaaataataatgaagatgaaaacagTAGCAATTGATGTGAATCCGAGACCGTATTTCCAGATGATAGAAAAGGCAGGCCAAGGAGCTAGCGGTGCAGTATACCTATCGAAACGTATCAAGCTGCctcaaagaaatgattcgagatttttgaattctcaTTGTGATCGAATCATAGAAGAAAGGGTGGCTATAAAGCAAATCCATCTATCTGAGCAACCCAAGAAGCAATTGATCATGAATGAGCTTTTGGTAATGAATGACTCGCATCACGAAAATATCGTCAACTTTCTCGAAGCCTACATTattgatgataaagaattaTGGGTGATCATGGAGTACATGGAAGGTGGGTGTTTAACGGACATATTGGATGCCACCGCGGATATCAATGCTAGTAACAAATCGTCGCCGCTAAACGAGAGCCAAATGGCATATATAATAAAGGAGACATGCCAAGGTCTGAAGTTTTTACACGACAATAAAATCATTCACAGGGACATTAAATCTGATAATATTCTTCTTAATTCCCAGGGCTTAGTGAAAATCACAGATTTCGGGTTTTGTGTAGAACTAAcagagaaaagaagcaaacgTGCCACCATGGTGGGAACTCCATATTGGATGGCACCCGAAATCGTGAATCAGAAGGGGTACGGTGAGAAAGTGGATGTTTGGTCATTGGGAATAATGCTTATTGAGATGATAGACGGCGAGCCTCCATATCTAAACGAGGACCCTTTAAAGGCATTGTATTTGATAGCTAATAATGGGTCGCCCGTATTGCGTCGTGCTGAATTGGTGTCTAAGAAAACTAGACAATTTTTGGATGCGTGCTTACAAGTGAATGTCGAACTTAGAGCATCGGTAAGGGAACTTCTTATGTTTGACTTTTTATTACTGGCATGTGGTCCTAAAGAGTTCAAACAGACCTTAAAGTGGTACTAA
- the MSB4 gene encoding Rab GTPase-activating protein MSB4, translating into MIRSSTISTEAALVPNEKVLDTMSSYNEDGANYSVLDLYDDDEEDGNGSLLEQNEILTTRELEKAKAFTSLVMADPENFDRYGFSKKSYFILQEEYDKWLVEYSRYSERRKKKWENLLSKNKINLNNDNPLTYPARSEELKKFVRKGIPAEWRGNAWWHFAGGQEKLDINVGMYDRLKEDCRAGAVSGKDMEAIERDIYRTFPDNIHFHKESFQRGEPAMIQSLRRVLMAFSIYDGAIGYCQSMNFLVGLLLLFMDEEKTFWMLVIITGKYLPGVYESDLEGANVDQGVLVLCIKEYLPEIWSHIESSYMNGNGSTRQIPRPNPEEQYLSRLPTLTLCTASWFMSCFVGVVPIETTLRIWDCLFYEESHFLFKVALGILKLSESEFLESKSQKLFRQYSSYTFGGGNDADSSFKRLKNKIKTQEEADMEILQVIQNFPKRLLNPNEIFEKILMKKKISLNSINQETIDRGREYVAMERNRQRASSRPKGKRN; encoded by the coding sequence ATGATAAGGTCATCAACTATATCAACTGAAGCCGCCTTGGTGCCTAACGAAAAGGTTTTGGATACGATGTCGTCATACAACGAAGATGGTGCAAATTATAGCGTGCTTGATTTATacgacgacgatgaagaagacggcAATGGCTCCTTACTAgaacaaaatgaaatacTGACGACACGTGAGCTTGAGAAAGCAAAGGCTTTCACGAGCTTAGTGATGGCAGATCCCGAGAATTTTGATAGATATGGATTTAGTAAAAAAAGCTATTTTATACTACAGGAAGAATATGATAAATGGTTGGTTGAATACAGTAGATACAGCgagagaaggaaaaaaaaatgggagAACCTTTTATCGAAGAATAAAATCAACCTCAACAATGATAACCCGCTAACGTATCCTGCAAGAAGTgaagagttgaaaaaatttgttagGAAAGGAATACCAGCAGAATGGAGAGGGAATGCATGGTGGCATTTTGCGGGAGGGCAAGAAAAACTGGATATCAATGTTGGAATGTATGATAGATTGAAGGAAGATTGTCGTGCGGGCGCTGTGTCTGGGAAGGATATGGAAGCTATAGAGAGAGATATTTATCGAACTTTCCCCGATAACATTCATTTCCACAAGGAATCTTTTCAGAGGGGGGAGCCCGCGATGATCCAGTCGCTACGTCGAGTCTTGATGGCGTTCTCTATTTATGACGGGGCCATCGGATACTGCCAATCGATGAATTTTCTTGTGGGCTTGCTGCTATTGTTCATGGACGAAGAGAAGACATTTTGGATGTTGGTTATAATCACTGGCAAGTATTTACCTGGAGTGTATGAATCCGATCTGGAGGGCGCGAACGTGGACCAAGGGGTGCTAGTGCTATGCATCAAGGAATACTTACCTGAAATATGGTCGCACATAGAATCATCGTACATGAACGGCAACGGCAGTACGCGCCAGATACCAAGGCCGAATCCGGAGGAGCAGTATCTTAGTAGATTGCCTACGCTGACTTTATGTACAGCAAGTTGGTTTATGAGCTGTTTTGTCGGGGTAGTGCCCATTGAGACGACGCTGAGAATATGGGACTGTTTGTTTTACGAAGAGTCGCATTTCTTATTTAAAGTAGCGCTAGGAATATTGAAATTAAGCGAAAGCGAGTTTTTGGAGAGCAAAAGCCAAAAACTGTTCAGGCAATACTCTTCGTACACGTTTGGAGGTGGCAATGATGCAGACTCGAGTTTCAAAAGGCTGAAAAATAAGATCAAGACACAGGAGGAGGCGGATATGGAGATTTTGCAGGTGATTCAGAACTTTCCCAAGCGTCTGCTGAACCCGAACGAAATCTTCGAGAAgatattgatgaagaagaagatttcatTAAATAGCATTAATCAAGAGACAATCGATCGCGGCAGGGAGTATGTGGCGATGGAGAGGAACAGACAAAGGGCAAGTAGCCGCCCAAAGGGGAAAAGGAACTAA
- the MDY2 gene encoding Mdy2p: MSTSISGPEHEFVSKFLTLATLSDPKLPKSHIRPLKDIANLGVPLPTLKYKYKQNHAKKLKLQENETVRLTLKKIQAPKFAIEHDFSPSDTILQLKQHLINEGKASHVSEIKLLLKGKVLHENLFLSDLKLDSANSTITVMIKPDPALARTPEADKPVSAPSSSSPEQEPVVPWDAIEALLNDKFKNDKPAAKQIMNRLQKGWSLTK, encoded by the coding sequence ATGAGCACATCTATTAGCGGCCCAGAACACGAGTTCGTCAGTAAATTCTTGACCCTAGCCACGCTATCCGACCCGAAGCTGCCAAAAAGCCACATCAGGCCTCTAAAGGATATTGCCAATTTGGGTGTTCCGTTGCCCACGTTGAAATACAAGTACAAGCAAAACCAtgccaagaaattgaagctGCAAGAAAACGAGACCGTCCGCTTgacattgaagaaaatccaGGCCCCCAAATTTGCCATTGAGCATGATTTCAGCCCATCCGACACCATCTTACAACTAAAACAGCACTTGATCAACGAGGGAAAAGCCTCCCACGTAAGCGAGATTAAACTACTGTTGAAGGGGAAAGTCCTTCACGAAAACCTGTTCTTGTCGGACTTGAAACTCGACTCCGCCAACAGCACAATCACTGTGATGATCAAACCGGATCCGGCCCTCGCAAGAACACCCGAGGCCGATAAGCCTGTGTCTgcaccttcttcttcttctccgGAGCAAGAACCGGTCGTCCCTTGGGACGCCATTGAGGCTTTACTAAACGACAAGTTCAAGAACGATAAACCTGCGGCCAAACAGATCATGAACCGTCTACAAAAAGGCTGGTCCCTGACCAAATAG
- the SHR5 gene encoding Shr5p, with protein MCDSSQKEDHSTSASDSALFFNYHEFSFSFYKELGSEDAIPKEHDEDHKLCITHFPNVYAPRGSAEFQMTRVVRVPRRFDESRDSLEIPQFSTQLPGSEPAAIVGDNSSGGFVRCGRYDTGDHVFGCSSVSPLSELLDAAELAEVVRRVNEHLRREGYEVYGWRNLGGVVLDAVTGGLWSWASGPLLALCGPMFQESRALEQYVAQLNSPGGLLHERGVRLVLPRRSGCLSLDFVVPRPAE; from the coding sequence ATGTGCGATAGCAgccaaaaagaagatcacAGCACAAGTGCGAGCGATAGCGCGTTGTTCTTCAACTACCATGAGTTCTCGTTTTCATTCTACAAAGAGCTCGGTTCCGAAGACGCTATACCCAAGGAGCACGACGAAGACCACAAATTGTGTATAACGCACTTTCCAAACGTCTACGCGCCGCGGGGCTCCGCCGAGTTTCAGATGACCCGGGTGGTGCGTGTGCCCCGGCGATTCGACGAGTCCCGGGACAGCCTGGAAATACCACAGTTCAGCACGCAGTTGCCCGGGAGCGAGCCGGCGGCTATCGTCGGAGACAATAGCAGTGGCGGGTTTGTGCGATGCGGGCGCTACGACACCGGCGATCACGTGTTCGGCTGCTCGTCCGTGTCGCCACTGTCCGAGCTGTTGGACGCGGCGGAGCTGGCAGAGGTGGTGCGCCGGGTAAACGAGCACCTGCGGCGGGAGGGGTATGAGGTGTACGGGTGGCGCAATCTTGGTGGCGTGGTGCTGGACGCGGTCACGGGCGGGCTGTGGAGCTGGGCTTCGGGGCCCCTTCTCGCTTTGTGTGGGCCTATGTTTCAAGAGTCGCGCGCCCTAGAACAGTACGTGGCGCAGCTGAACTCGCCGGGCGGATTGCTCCACGAGCGCGGTGTGCGCCTAGTTCTGCCCCGACGGTCCGGGTGCCTATCCCTGGATTTTGTCGTGCCCCGACCTGCCGAGTAA
- the ZEO1 gene encoding Zeo1p — translation MSEFENKAEAAAQDVQQKLDETKETLQNKSNEVKEQAQTSIDNLKKEATPEAEQVKKEEQVIVDGAEQKKTEVTTKVDDTKKQATAAVTEKKETKKEGGFLKKLKSKISSIFN, via the coding sequence aTGTCTGAATTCGAAAACAAAGCTGAAGCTGCCGCTCAAGACGTCCAACAAAAGCTGGATGAAACTAAGGAAACCCTACAAAACAAGAGCAACGAAGTGAAGGAACAAGCCCAAACTTCCATCGACaacttgaagaaggaaGCCACCCCAGAGGCCGAACAAGTTaagaaggaagaacaaGTCATCGTCGACGGTGCCGAGCAAAAGAAGACCGAAGTCACCACCAAGGTCGATGATACCAAGAAACAAGCCACTGCTGCTGTCACCGAGAAGAAGGAGACCAAGAAGGAAGGTGGtttcttgaagaagttgaagagCAAGATTTCTTCCATCTTCAACTAA
- the INO4 gene encoding Ino4p has protein sequence MTKDTKIPTLKVDLGEIKEVKSELANVKKRKRRTKKINKLTDGQIRINHVSSEKKRRELERAIFDELVAVVPDLQPQESRSELIIYLKSLSYLSWLYERNEKLRKQIIAKHGAMPGGSNSIERQQNGDMSNVVPKELIWELGSEQNGQ, from the coding sequence ATGACGAAGGATACGAAAATACCGACTTTGAAGGTGGATTTGGGCGAGATCAAAGAGGTCAAGAGCGAACTGGCTAATgtgaagaagagaaagcgCAGAACAAAGAAGATCAATAAGTTGACTGATGGACAAATACGTATAAATCACGTATCCTcagagaagaagagaagagagTTGGAGAGAGCAATATTTGACGAGCTAGTGGCCGTGGTACCGGACTTGCAACCGCAAGAGAGCCGATCAGAACTGATCATATATTTGAAGAGTCTAAGCTATTTGAGCTGGCTATATGAAAGGAATGAGAAGCTGAGGAAACAAATCATAGCGAAGCACGGAGCAATGCCCGGTGGCAGTAACAGCATAGAGAGACAACAGAACGGAGACATGTCCAATGTGGTACCGAAGGAGTTAATCTGGGAGCTAGGTAGTGAACAGAATGGTCAATAA
- the WSC3 gene encoding Wsc3p produces the protein MQRACFSNLTNRGIFKFSYIQFILLSVLSQYLLRLVSADFNYEGCYNAEDVQSAGLSLKNSYLYQSVSYCQNQCPDSAVVALFDGSDCYCGDSVTVLSSLTKSTDSNCETKCSGWPYQMCGGSSYMNVYVNAKVSVSSVESSSTTEASTIPYITSTTRSSTSKVTSSATERSSSNAKSSTTYRQTTSFTTTSSTPITTISTSSSVPTTTTSTSSSIPPTTSSASSFTSSSAPLTTSITSSSTSSSESTTISSSTESTSSSSSITFPSSTSMSSSSSSSTSSAPKTTTSASSGVSIITSLELITSMVTNTIVSTSGEHQETIFVTTTSVIERTSAVATADSSINKSNSNHKKGLSGGAIAGVVIGVVFGVIFTIAILLFLVWRRRKSDDPLDLEETKHHQPYSFGDEDANPVRLLPSSGTTNWMRHTRRDTSGSIGTSNMYGLSMNNGGNYSSPSSNNSGSVLNNLAGLQDGAIQRQNLPSTVFEETNTLNSVNERFSANSLPDMMMSGPLQVVNPDNPELTSTASHNRA, from the coding sequence atgcaAAGAGCATGCTTCTCAAATTTGACAAATAGAGGAATTTTTAAGTTCAGCTATATCCAATTTATACTTTTAAGTGTTCTATCTCAATATCTTTTAAGGCTAGTCAGTGCTGACTTCAACTATGAAGGCTGCTATAATGCAGAGGATGTTCAGTCTGCTGGACTATCTCTCAAAAACTCATATCTATATCAATCAGTGTCCTACTGTCAAAATCAATGTCCTGATTCTGCTGTAGTGGCACTGTTTGATGGATCAGACTGTTATTGCGGAGATTCTGTAACTGTCTTAAGTTCTCTAACAAAATCTACAGATTCAAATTGTGAAACTAAATGTTCTGGATGGCCATACCAAATGTGTGGCGGTTCATCCTATATGAACGTTTATGTCAATGCTAAAGTTTCTGTTTCCTCCGTTGAATCTTCATCTACTACAGAAGCGTCCACCATCCCCTATATAACCTCAACGACTCGCTCGAGCACGTCTAAAGTCACATCTTCAGCCACTGAAAGATCATCGTCAAATGCAAAGAGTTCTACGACATACAGGCAAACGACAAGCTTTACTACAACATCTTCCACGCCTATTACAACAATTTCCACCTCTTCCTCTGTACCAACCACAACCACCTCtacctcttcttctataCCGCCCACTacttcttctgcttcttcttttacctcttcttctgcacCACTCACAACTTCTATCACCTCCTCATCCACCTCCTCTTCTGAATCCACCACAATATCATCGTCGACCGAGAGCACTTCATCGAGTAGTAGTATTACTTTCCCCTCTTCCACTTCGATGTCAAGTTCTTCGTCTAGCAGTACATCATCAGCTCCAAAAACGACCACGAGCGCATCATCGGGAGTATCAATAATAACCTCGCTCGAACTAATAACGAGTATGGTTACAAATACCATTGTGAGTACTTCTGGCGAACACCAAGAAACGATATTTGTTACGACTACCTCTGTAATCGAAAGGACGTCTGCAGTAGCTACGGCAGACTCTTCAATTAACAAATCCAATTCGAACCACAAAAAGGGCCTAAGCGGTGGAGCAATCGCTGGTGTTGTCATCGGTGTAGTGTTTGGTGTGATTTTTACTATAGCGATTCTGCTTTTCTTAGTATGGAGAAGACGTAAATCGGATGATCCGTTAGACCTggaagaaacaaaacatCATCAGCCTTATTCATTTGGCGACGAAGATGCCAATCCAGTAAGACTTCTTCCGTCATCTGGTACAACTAATTGGATGAGACATACGAGGCGTGATACTTCAGGTTCTATCGGCACGAGCAATATGTATGGTTTATCCATGAATAACGGTGGGAATTATAGTAGTCCCAGTTCAAATAATAGTGGAAGTGTCCTGAATAACTTAGCTGGATTGCAAGACGGAGCCATTCAGAGGCAAAATCTTCCGTCAACAGTTTTCGAAGAGACAAATACACTGAATAGTGTAAATGAAAGGTTTAGTGCCAACTCATTACCTGATATGATGATGAGCGGGCCTTTACAAGTGGTGAATCCAGATAATCCTGAATTGACTAGTACCGCATCACATAATCGAGCGTAG
- the NDJ1 gene encoding Ndj1p: MNGDNRLAGIRLQSMGSSTEKSIDFQEQKLQSLQEASECLLPEGFISKVSPPMFRDHKSYVFILYCLNHVDLVTDLQDSTKCHYPLQIFKDCKLGSLVQRDFAHYFQFSQHGENNDYSDIDTTLVNLANMRDPLNNSHLLKMTIVPRVCSFDKRNSKTYKLVLEYLNRFETVLTKFRPQKNFTKIYFNWLKLVESFTELVFRDLLIKWQQWLELTMNDTTVQLNIPFLLRKFVTQLWQKHFTFQSSMNSSVDSFTELLLSKNSISLLDLPQKTREYKLNFGLWFDCQNGILIFTNGIVRMSDEIIDERLKSFVRPAHVLVLEDHPSDEIVKKLVFFIFSAILQCFTDEILEC; this comes from the coding sequence ATGAACGGAGATAACAGGTTAGCGGGCATCCGGCTACAATCGATGGGGTCATCCACCGAAAAGTCCATTGACTTCCAGGAGCAGAAGTTGCAGAGCTTACAAGAGGCTTCCGAGTGTTTGTTACCGGAAGGCTTCATATCGAAAGTCAGCCCTCCAATGTTCAGAGACCATAAGAGCTATGTATTTATATTGTACTGTTTGAATCACGTGGATTTGGTCACGGATTTGCAAGACTCTACAAAATGTCATTATCCATTGCAAATATTTAAAGACTGCAAATTGGGTTCCTTGGTCCAAAGAGATTTCGCACATTATTTCCAGTTTTCTCAACACGGAGAGAATAACGATTACAGCGATATTGATACTACTTTGGTAAATCTAGCCAATATGCGGGATCCGCTCAATAATTCCCATTTGCTAAAAATGACCATTGTTCCTAGGGTCTGCTCCTTCGACAAGCGCAATTCTAAGACTTATAAGTTGGTCTTGGAATATTTGAACCGCTTTGAAACTGTTCTGACAAAATTTCGACCCCAAAAGAACTTCACTAAAATCTACTTTAACTGGTTGAAACTTGTTGAATCATTCACCGAGTTAGTTTTCCGCGATTTGTTGATCAAATGGCAACAGTGGCTAGAATTAACTATGAATGATACCACGGTTCAACTGAACATCCCATTTCTGTTAAGAAAATTCGTAACGCAGCTTTGGCAGAAGCACTTTACCTTCCAGAGCTCAATGAATAGTTCAGTTGATAGCTTTACAGAACTATTACTCAGTAAAAACTCTATAAGTCTCTTAGACCTTCCCCAAAAGACAAGAGAATACAAACTGAATTTCGGGCTATGGTTTGATTGCCAAAATGGCATTTTGATCTTTACTAATGGCATCGTTCGTATGTCAGATGAGATTATAGATGAACGACTAAAGTCATTTGTTAGGCCAGCACACGTTTTAGTACTGGAAGACCATCCAAGTGACGAGatagtgaaaaaactggtttttttcattttttcgGCAATACTGCAATGTTTCACTGATGAGATTTTGGAatgttga
- the ITR2 gene encoding myo-inositol transporter ITR2, which translates to MKTSIAASSRWAKGRFSHFLPSSTNENDIEASSTDESSLQGKELHHRKNHEEENNGTRPKKSQMSTSTLQIETRQDEDEDEDRIVIKPVNDEDDTSVIITFNQSISPFIITLTFVASISGFMFGYDTGYISSALISINKDLDNKELTYGEREIITAATSLGALITSIGAGTAADVFGRRPCLMFSNLMFLIGAILQITAHRFWQMAAGRLVMGFGVGIGSLISPLFISEIAPKMIRGRLTVINSLWLTGGQLIAYGCGAGLNHVNNGWRILVGLSLVPTVIQFTFFCFLPDTPRYYVMKGDLEKAKMVLKRSYVNTDDDVIDQKVDELASLNQSIPGRNPIIKFWNMVKELHMVPSNFRALIIGCGLQAIQQFTGWNSLMYFSGTIFETVGFKNSSAVSIIVSGTNFIFTLIAFFCIDKIGRRYILLIGLPGMTIALVVCAIAFHFLGIKFSGASAVVASTGFSSWGIVIIIFIIVYAAFYALGIGTVPWQQSELFPQNVRGVGTSFATATNWAGSLVIASTFLTMLQNITPTGTFAFFAAVACLSTIFCYFCYPELSGLELEEVQTILKDGFNIKASKALAKKRKRQVAQGAVHHKLKFEPTQEIVES; encoded by the coding sequence ATGAAGACTTCGATAGCTGCTAGTTCTCGATGGGCCAAGGGCCGTTTCTCTCATTTCCTTCCCTCGTCGACCAACGAAAACGATATAGAGGCCTCATCCACTGATGAATCCTCTTTACAAGGAAAGGAACTACATCATAGGAAAAACCACgaggaagaaaataatggtACGAGGCCAAAAAAGTCTCAGATGTCTACCTCGACTTTGCAGATAGAGACGAGACaagatgaggatgaggatgaggatcGAATCGTCATCAAACCCGttaatgatgaagacgataCCTCGGTGATAATAACATTCAATCAATCGATCTCTCctttcatcatcactttGACATTTGTTGCCTCCATATCTGGGTTCATGTTTGGTTATGATACAGGTTATATATCGAGTGCGTTGATTTCTATCAATAAAGACTTGGACAATAAAGAGTTGACGTATGgtgaaagagaaataatCACAGCCGCTACTTCCTTGGGTGCTTTAATCACAAGTATCGGGGCAGGTACCGCGGCAGATGTGTTTGGCAGAAGACCGTGCTTGatgttttccaatttaATGTTTTTAATCGGGGCAATCTTACAAATCACCGCTCATAGATTTTGGCAAATGGCTGCAGGTAGGCTGGTTATGGGGTTCGGGGTTGGTATTGGTTCTCTAATTTCACCCCTTTTCATCAGTGAAATTGCTCCCAAGATGATCAGAGGCCGGTTGACCGTCATAAATTCTCTATGGCTGACTGGTGGTCAATTGATTGCCTATGGCTGTGGTGCGGGCCTTAACCACGTCAACAACGGTTGGAGAATTTTGGTTGGTTTATCGTTAGTACCTACTGTTATACAAtttactttcttttgtttcttacCAGATACTCCAAGATATTATGTCATGAAAGGTGATTTAGAGAAGGCCAAAATGGTCCTTAAGAGGAGTTATGTGAATACAGATGATGATGTGATTGACCAAAAAGTTGACGAACTGGCTAGTCTGAACCAATCTATACCGGGAAGAAACCCGATAATAAAATTCTGGAATATGGTCAAGGAATTACATATGGTACCTTCGAATTTCAGAGCATTGATTATCGGTTGCGGTCTACAAGCCATTCAACAATTTACTGGTTGGAATTCCTTGATGTATTTTTCAGGCACAATCTTTGAAACGGTAGGattcaaaaactcttcTGCTGTTTCCATTATTGTTTCAGGTACgaattttattttcacaTTAATAGCGTTCTTCTGCATCGATAAAATTGGCCGTAGATATATCTTGTTGATTGGTCTGCCGGGCATGACAATAGCATTGGTCGTATGTGCCATCGCCTTCCATTTCTTAGGTATTAAGTTTAGCGGCGCTAGTGCGGTTGTGGCATCTACAGGGTTTTCATCCTGGGGGATCGTCATcattatatttattatcGTTTACGCTGCATTCTATGCTTTAGGTATCGGTACCGTACCATGGCAACAATCCGAATTATTCCCACAGAATGTGAGAGGTGTGGGGACTTCATTTGCCACTGCTACCAACTGGGCAGGTTCTTTGGTCATTGCATCTACTTTCTTGACCATGTTACAAAACATCACACCTACGGGTACGTTTGCCTTCTTTGCCGCTGTGGCATGCTTATCAACAATCTTCTGTTACTTCTGCTATCCTGAATTATCAGGGTTGGAATTAGAAGAAGTTCaaacaattttgaaagatggGTTTAATATTAAGGCTTCCAAAGCTTTggccaagaagagaaaaaggcAGGTGGCTCAAGGTGCTGTTCATcacaaattgaaattcGAACCCACCCAAGAAATCGTGGAAAGTTAA